Proteins encoded within one genomic window of Formosa agariphila KMM 3901:
- a CDS encoding DUF1266 domain-containing protein produces MTQDITPEIQDQLNLSALILKKNHKHADLTSWSGFDLENDMQVKQAKRLLNLYGIKSGLHLRNSLQRYESGQMVSHKFEKLALEFRMSTTTDFDAKYNAEENPSTKGIYKMVWKYRFSLKKEKLIGYEMAYYIFQMRLGHVLGFIDTDEMILRLEEAHDTVKSTFSSWGDFHRNVCLGDEYVLGTTEQDMSKFPGTETLWECYQRLHIEHADWFKTWKK; encoded by the coding sequence ATGACACAAGATATCACACCCGAAATTCAAGACCAATTAAACTTATCGGCTTTGATTTTAAAGAAAAATCATAAACATGCCGACTTAACAAGTTGGTCTGGTTTTGACTTAGAAAACGACATGCAAGTGAAACAAGCCAAACGGCTTTTAAACCTGTACGGTATAAAATCTGGTTTGCATTTACGCAATAGTTTACAACGTTATGAAAGCGGACAAATGGTCTCACATAAGTTCGAAAAACTAGCTTTAGAGTTTCGTATGAGTACCACAACCGACTTTGATGCCAAATACAATGCCGAAGAAAACCCGAGTACAAAAGGCATCTATAAAATGGTGTGGAAATACCGTTTCAGCCTAAAGAAAGAGAAACTTATTGGTTACGAAATGGCATATTATATTTTTCAAATGCGTTTGGGTCACGTTTTAGGTTTTATAGACACAGACGAAATGATTTTACGTTTAGAAGAAGCGCATGACACCGTTAAGTCGACTTTTTCTAGCTGGGGAGATTTTCACCGAAATGTGTGTTTGGGAGACGAATACGTATTAGGAACAACAGAACAAGATATGAGTAAATTTCCTGGAACAGAAACGTTATGGGAATGCTACCAACGTTTACATATAGAACACGCCGATTGGTTTAAAACATGGAAAAAATGA
- a CDS encoding tetratricopeptide repeat protein: MRLSRQEVIAHIERAEELYKANLYMHLQPHIRAIQDNSEAIEDRYADLARYYRIYMLYLGAYEEMNIEVLQSYLVGLENINHVEASDYEYVCSHYKQCDESVYQKAVMLYPYNDTLHLHYALKLQFENRFNEAILILKYVLECYPGLTEARLLLWDIESAQLEHLCTSTEDADCYELLDLASATHNKTVLKGLQLDERLDQASHNLARIQVDLWERKASENQKQWVSEWRLLELNLTTRILLADYAKSFMKYDMVSQILSAPSEPKFPEEVYSTFEDYQAYMQALANSGWQLAQHQYVLIGNSSYYFSKNKKTIEICVERGLALNPNNPILLVLKAKSFFFNLNYQETGQAYHEAYRNGLRMSEYLFYLLEVNSRIESWQGILDIVVQFHRRKTPTLKTLFFQARALVKLGRFDEAHDVINEALNDFPLPPHSYAPWLYNLRMIIHKHNQNFTAFFEDMYSEINFYEIGDSDYCSTMNMCVEALIEMGDYKEAHKYAIYNYEQEQLAPELYTVFQWICFYDYLPKPDDLPAVSAEDLIDQPTTFLEYRNNGFMHWMLGDNTAASTNLQMASTLATNKAYYLKLALSCANEGFGDIEPAITLCETIQSQVPQAQDWKLGYDYANLLHQEQRYHESYEAFEKLLQNYPDYSFFQFEKDEYHVLLKVLKEASKGIGHIEDYTKYNAMFLSKDQPAENAILEHLEIATSTCNDDLFLRHNLLERVCKLDIEFENNELETLKEIKSRIRNAYFA, translated from the coding sequence ATGAGGTTATCAAGACAAGAGGTTATAGCGCATATTGAGCGTGCAGAAGAACTGTATAAAGCCAATCTTTATATGCATTTACAACCTCATATACGTGCTATACAAGACAATTCTGAAGCTATAGAAGATAGGTATGCAGACCTTGCCAGATATTATCGCATTTACATGCTGTATCTTGGTGCTTATGAAGAGATGAATATAGAGGTCCTACAATCTTATTTAGTAGGATTGGAAAACATAAATCACGTTGAAGCTTCAGATTACGAATATGTGTGTAGCCACTATAAACAATGTGACGAATCGGTATATCAAAAAGCAGTTATGTTATATCCGTATAACGACACATTGCACTTGCATTATGCCTTAAAATTACAATTTGAAAACCGTTTTAATGAAGCCATTCTTATTCTGAAATACGTTTTAGAATGTTATCCTGGGCTTACAGAAGCACGTCTGTTACTTTGGGATATCGAATCGGCTCAATTAGAACACTTATGCACATCTACAGAAGATGCCGATTGTTACGAGCTGTTAGATTTAGCATCAGCTACACATAATAAAACCGTTTTAAAAGGGTTACAATTAGATGAACGTTTAGACCAAGCCAGTCACAATTTAGCACGTATTCAAGTGGATTTATGGGAACGTAAAGCTTCTGAAAATCAAAAGCAATGGGTTTCGGAATGGCGACTTCTAGAATTAAATCTTACCACGCGTATTTTATTAGCAGATTATGCAAAATCTTTTATGAAGTACGATATGGTATCGCAAATTTTAAGCGCACCAAGCGAACCAAAATTCCCCGAAGAAGTATATAGTACTTTCGAGGATTATCAAGCCTATATGCAAGCCTTAGCAAACTCGGGTTGGCAATTGGCACAGCATCAATATGTATTGATAGGAAATTCGTCATACTATTTTTCAAAAAACAAAAAAACAATAGAAATTTGTGTCGAACGTGGCTTGGCTTTAAATCCTAATAATCCAATATTACTAGTCTTAAAAGCAAAGTCTTTTTTCTTTAATTTAAATTATCAAGAAACCGGACAAGCCTATCACGAAGCCTATAGAAACGGACTCCGAATGAGTGAATATTTGTTTTACTTATTAGAAGTGAATAGTCGTATAGAAAGCTGGCAAGGCATATTGGATATCGTGGTACAATTTCATAGACGAAAAACGCCAACGCTTAAAACCTTATTTTTTCAGGCCCGTGCCTTAGTGAAATTAGGACGATTCGATGAAGCTCATGACGTGATTAATGAAGCCCTTAACGATTTTCCGTTACCACCACATTCTTATGCCCCTTGGTTGTATAATTTGCGTATGATTATCCATAAACATAATCAAAATTTTACAGCGTTTTTTGAAGATATGTACTCCGAAATTAATTTTTATGAGATTGGAGATTCAGACTATTGTAGCACCATGAATATGTGTGTAGAAGCTCTTATAGAAATGGGCGATTACAAAGAAGCGCATAAATATGCGATTTATAATTACGAGCAAGAACAATTGGCACCCGAATTATATACTGTATTTCAGTGGATTTGTTTTTACGATTACTTACCAAAACCAGACGATTTACCTGCCGTTAGCGCGGAAGATTTAATAGACCAGCCCACAACATTTTTAGAATACAGAAACAATGGGTTTATGCATTGGATGTTAGGCGATAACACTGCCGCTTCTACTAATTTACAAATGGCATCTACCCTAGCCACTAACAAAGCCTATTATTTAAAATTAGCATTATCGTGTGCAAACGAAGGTTTTGGTGATATTGAACCTGCCATTACACTCTGTGAAACCATTCAAAGCCAAGTGCCTCAAGCTCAAGACTGGAAATTAGGTTATGATTATGCAAATTTGTTACATCAAGAACAACGATACCACGAAAGTTATGAGGCCTTTGAAAAGCTCCTGCAAAACTATCCAGATTATTCTTTTTTTCAATTCGAAAAAGACGAATATCACGTCTTGTTAAAAGTGTTAAAAGAGGCTTCTAAAGGTATCGGACATATAGAAGATTACACCAAATACAACGCCATGTTTTTAAGTAAAGACCAACCCGCTGAGAATGCTATTTTAGAACATTTAGAGATTGCAACTTCAACTTGTAATGACGACTTGTTTTTACGACATAATTTACTAGAACGCGTTTGTAAACTGGATATCGAATTTGAAAATAACGAGCTTGAAACGTTAAAAGAAATCAAATCTAGAATAAGAAATGCATATTTCGCTTAA
- a CDS encoding tetratricopeptide repeat-containing sensor histidine kinase, producing the protein MKLITKHHILTVVVFFGLINLALSQTSDSTPGIDALAKEYYENVNINPQIAKKAATDWLKESKKQNIELQEVRALYALGNLSNIIGDYKSTISYTNETIALLHKLKIEKGLAACYNIIASAYKYLGDYPKAIDNFMECLSYSEKTNNKVQEANAYQNIATLYLLQKEYKKAAENLDRAANLYREIGDDDGVLTTLFNFANILKEEGKFDQARTHYQTVLGYREKEGNKAVVAYVNINLAQMLVEEGRCEEAVVALKKTLALLEEIQFTSDITIVLNDLGLCETKLGHTKSAIHYFQRALAIGEEQSLLRYNSDIYKNLAQLYQDDGNYKKALEYYQKGVTTIADQNSLDKEKYVANIQERYETQLKEARIQLLEKEQKLSDAELQKAELKVKRQRLIRNVFIIGFILVLLTLIVLRLLYIQRLRVQKELGVQQEENAKQKINQMMNDHKLSVIERYQEGQDQERERFAREIHDGIGSDLAGIRIAFEHYAENHEDKSQSKRISNAINNACIDVRSLSHQLHPLPFSKIGFTSFLSDFISQITQKSDIDIKTYFFPEEDIDQLPQDVLADAYRIVQELINNILKHAEASHVDVQLTRHTDHLNIVINDDGKGFQKNKKHGIGLRNIKERLQKVKGSLDIDSSPGHGTSITIDIPLK; encoded by the coding sequence ATGAAGCTGATTACAAAACATCATATTCTAACAGTAGTCGTATTCTTCGGACTAATTAATCTTGCGCTGTCTCAAACTTCCGACAGTACACCAGGTATAGATGCTCTAGCCAAAGAATACTACGAAAACGTAAATATTAATCCACAAATTGCAAAGAAAGCTGCTACCGATTGGCTAAAAGAGAGCAAAAAGCAGAATATAGAACTTCAAGAAGTAAGGGCACTTTATGCCTTGGGAAACCTAAGTAATATAATTGGAGATTATAAAAGCACCATTTCCTATACCAATGAAACCATTGCTTTACTTCATAAACTTAAAATTGAAAAGGGTTTAGCAGCTTGTTATAATATTATTGCATCGGCTTATAAATACTTGGGAGATTACCCTAAAGCTATTGACAATTTTATGGAATGTTTGAGTTATTCTGAAAAGACGAATAATAAAGTTCAAGAAGCCAATGCGTATCAAAATATAGCAACCCTGTATTTGCTTCAAAAAGAGTATAAGAAAGCAGCTGAAAATCTTGATCGCGCCGCAAATTTGTATCGTGAAATTGGAGACGATGATGGCGTCTTGACCACCTTATTTAATTTTGCTAATATTTTAAAAGAAGAAGGCAAATTTGATCAAGCCCGAACCCATTACCAAACGGTTTTAGGCTATAGAGAAAAAGAAGGCAATAAAGCCGTTGTGGCTTACGTAAATATTAATCTTGCACAAATGCTCGTAGAAGAAGGCCGCTGTGAAGAGGCTGTAGTTGCTTTAAAGAAAACATTAGCGCTCTTAGAAGAAATTCAGTTTACATCAGATATTACCATCGTATTGAATGATTTGGGCTTGTGCGAAACCAAATTAGGACACACAAAATCGGCAATACATTATTTTCAACGTGCCTTAGCCATAGGTGAAGAACAATCTTTATTAAGATACAATTCCGATATTTATAAAAACTTAGCACAGTTGTATCAAGATGACGGCAATTATAAAAAAGCATTAGAGTATTACCAAAAAGGAGTTACTACAATTGCGGATCAAAATTCCTTAGATAAAGAAAAATACGTTGCTAACATTCAGGAACGTTACGAAACGCAATTAAAAGAAGCGCGCATACAACTCCTTGAAAAAGAACAAAAATTAAGTGATGCCGAATTGCAAAAAGCAGAACTTAAAGTGAAACGTCAGCGCCTCATTAGAAATGTGTTTATCATTGGATTTATACTGGTATTACTAACCTTAATTGTTCTGAGATTATTATACATTCAGCGTTTACGGGTGCAAAAAGAGTTGGGTGTTCAGCAAGAAGAAAACGCAAAACAGAAAATTAATCAGATGATGAACGATCATAAATTATCTGTTATTGAGCGTTATCAAGAAGGTCAGGACCAAGAACGCGAACGGTTTGCAAGAGAGATTCACGATGGTATTGGAAGTGACTTGGCCGGAATACGGATTGCTTTTGAGCATTATGCCGAAAATCACGAAGACAAATCGCAGTCTAAGCGTATTTCTAATGCCATAAACAATGCGTGTATCGATGTACGTAGTTTGTCGCATCAGCTACATCCACTACCCTTTTCTAAAATTGGATTTACGAGTTTTTTAAGTGATTTTATTAGTCAGATTACTCAAAAATCAGACATAGACATTAAGACGTATTTCTTCCCCGAAGAAGACATCGATCAGTTACCTCAAGATGTATTAGCCGATGCTTACCGCATTGTACAAGAATTAATTAATAATATTTTAAAACATGCTGAAGCCTCTCACGTCGATGTACAGCTTACGCGACATACCGATCATTTAAACATTGTAATTAATGATGATGGTAAAGGGTTTCAAAAGAACAAAAAACATGGAATTGGACTCCGAAATATTAAAGAACGTTTACAAAAAGTAAAAGGTTCTTTAGACATTGATAGTAGTCCTGGACATGGAACGTCTATTACCATAGATATTCCCCTAAAATAA
- a CDS encoding response regulator transcription factor, with the protein MKKINIIIADDHLMFLEGINTILSDMEEIGDVHLATEGKQVVRLLNQFEIGLIISDISMPKMDGIELLTEIKKKHSHVKIIMLSMLDNHRTVHKVIQKGADGFVPKFTSKEELQKAVRTVLGNEQYFSEVIKQRYMESVFERKKYKNIELSPREKEVLSLLGDELTSKEISEKLFISVNTVETHRKNILLKTGSKTTTGAVKYAIESGLFD; encoded by the coding sequence ATGAAGAAAATAAACATCATAATAGCAGACGACCACTTAATGTTTCTTGAAGGTATTAATACCATTTTAAGCGACATGGAAGAAATTGGCGACGTGCATTTGGCCACCGAAGGCAAACAAGTGGTTCGCTTACTAAATCAGTTTGAAATTGGTTTAATAATAAGTGATATTAGCATGCCAAAAATGGATGGTATTGAATTGCTTACCGAAATTAAAAAGAAGCATAGTCATGTTAAAATTATTATGTTAAGCATGTTAGATAATCACAGGACAGTGCATAAAGTGATTCAGAAAGGTGCCGATGGATTTGTGCCTAAATTTACCAGTAAAGAGGAATTACAAAAAGCAGTTCGAACGGTTTTAGGTAACGAACAGTATTTCTCCGAGGTGATTAAACAACGTTATATGGAAAGTGTTTTTGAACGTAAAAAATATAAAAACATAGAATTGTCGCCTCGCGAAAAAGAGGTTTTATCCTTGTTAGGAGACGAGTTAACTTCTAAAGAAATTTCAGAAAAATTATTTATTTCGGTGAACACCGTAGAGACGCATAGAAAAAATATTCTTTTAAAAACAGGCTCTAAAACCACAACCGGAGCCGTTAAATATGCCATAGAATCTGGTTTATTTGACTAA